Within the Halarcobacter mediterraneus genome, the region TTTATTAAGGAGTAACAATGTTAAAACTGTTGATGGTATTACTTCTATCATCTATAACATTATTAGCTAGTGGTGGAAATTCTACCCCTGGAGAAATTGCACCTGATTTAACTATGACTTGGGTTGGATTTGCGTGCTTGTTTATATTTGTTGTTGGTTATTATTTTGTGGCAGCGGAGGAAAAGTACGGCATAGATAAAGCTAAACCTGCTTTATTTATTGGTACTTTTATGTTTGTATTAGTAGCGTTATATTATGCTTTAAATGACTTAAGTATGGATTTAGTACATACTCAAGCTCAACATCTAATCTTAGAAATTGCAGAAATTTTCTTTTTCTTATTTGTTGCAATGACTTATATTGAGTCTTTAATTCATATGGGAGTTTTCGATAGATTAAAGTATAATCTTGTTTCAAAAGGTTTCAGCTATAAAAAAATGTTCTGGGTAACTGGATTTATTGCATTTTTCTTATCTCCTATTGCTGATAACTTAACTACTGCATTAATTCTTTCTACTGTATTAATCACTATTGAAAAAACAAGAAAAGACTTTTTAGTACCAGGGGCTATTAATATTGTTGTTGCAGCTAATGCAGGTGGTGCATGGTCTCCTTTTGGTGATATCACTACACTTATGGCATGGACAGCAGGAAAAGGTCATTTTACTGATTTCTTATTTTTATTCCCAGCTTCAGTTTTAGGTTATTTAGTTACTGCATTTTTATTATCTAAATTTGTTCCAGATGATAAACCAACATTTGATGCAAGTAAAGAAAGTAAACCAGAAATGGCAGAAGGTGCAAAAGTAGTAATGGGACTTGGTGTATTTACTATTTTTTGTGCAGTAATGTCTCATCAGGTATTACATTTACCTGCTATGTGGGGTATGATGTTTGGTCTTTCTTTACTTAAAGTTTATTCTTATGGATTACAAAGAAAATATGGTACTGAGCATTTTAATATATTCCATTCAATGGCAAAAATTGAAAATAATACTTTAATGTTTTTCTTTGGTATTTTAGCGGCAGTTGGAGCATTGTATTTTATTGGATGGCTAGGATTAGCTGCAATTGTATATCAACCTGATGTATTAGGACCTACTTGGTCAAATATTGGTGTTGGTTTCTTATCAGCTATTGTTGATAATGTACCTGTAATGTCAGCAGTTCTTAAAGCTAACCCAGATATGGGACTTGACCAATGGATGCTTGTAACACTTACAGCTGGTGTAGGTGGTTCTATGATTTCATTTGGTTCTGCTGCTGGAGTAGGTGTTATGGGTAAATTACATGGTATTTATACTTTTGGTGCCCATATGAAACTTGCATGGACTATTGTAATAGGATACTTTGTTTCTATTGCAGTTTGGTATTTTCAATATGAGATTCTAGGTTTTTATCATATTGGATAAATTTTTTTATTGTTGTATGAAGATTATTTCTTCATACAATGAATTCTTCTTACTTTTTTAAAACTTTTTTTAATTAATTTCAAATTACACTTTAGCTATAATCGCCTATACTTTTAAAACAAAGGAAATTGTTTAATGAAACATGTACCAATAGTTGTATTAGATTTTGGTAGTCAATATACACAAATTATTGCAAGAAAACTTAGAGAAGCTGGTGTTTACTCAGAAATTGTACCATTTAGTGAAAGCATAGAAGATATTAAAGCTAGAACTCCAAAAGGTATTATTCTTTCTGGTGGACCAGCATCTGTTTATGCTGAAGATGCTTATCATCCTGATAAAGAGGTATTTAATTTAGGGCTTCCTGTTTTAGGTATTTGTTATGGTATGCAACTTATCTCTCAATATTTTGGTGGCTCGGTTATTCCTGCTGATCATCATGAATATGGTAAAGCAAAACTTACATTTGAAAAGACAAGCGATATTTTCAAAGACACTACAGATGGTCAAACTGTTTGGATGTCTCATGGAGATAAAGTTGATAAATTAGCCGATGGTTTTGAAGTTATTGGAACAAGTGAAAACTCTCCTTTTGCCGCAATTGCAAATATGGATAAAAGAATTTATGCTTTTCAATTTCACCCAGAAGTTTACCATTCAGAGCAAGGGTCAAAAATCCTTAAAAACTTCGCAAAATATATTTGTGATTGTGAATCAACTTGGAATATGGGTTCATTTGCTAAAGAACAAATTACTAAAATCCAAGAGCAAGTTGGAAACAAAAAAGTTCTTTGTGCTGTATCAGGAGGAGTTGATTCTTCTGTAGTTGCTACACTTTTAGCTGAAGCTATTGGAGATCAACTTATTCCTGTATTTGTAGACAATGGTCTTCTTAGAGCAAATGAAAGAGAACAAGTAGAAGCTATGTTTAAAAGTAGAGGAGTTAACTTAATAACTGTTGATGCAAGTGAAACTTTCCTTTCAAGATTAGCAGGTATTACAGACCCTGAAAGAAAAAGAAAAATCATCGGTGAAACTTTTATTGAAGTATTTGATGAAGAAGCAAAAAAACATGATGGTATAGAGTTTTTAGCTCAAGGTACACTTTATACAGATGTTATTGAATCAGTTTCTGTAAAAGGACCTTCAAAAACAATTAAATCTCATCATAATGTTGGTGGACTTCCAGACTGGATGACATTTGAGTTAATAGAGCCTTTACGAGAAATTTTTAAAGATGAAGTTAGACTTTTAGGATTAGAACTTGGACTTCCAAAGGATATGATTGGAAGACATCCTTTCCCTGGACCAGGACTTGCTATTAGAGTTATGGGAGATGTAAATAAACCTGATTTAGAGTTACTAAGAAAAGCTGATGTTATTATGCTAGATGTTCTTCATGCAACAGGATTATATGATAAAACATGGCAAGCCTTTACAGTACTTCTAAATGTAAAATCAGTTGGAGTAATGGGTGATAATAGAACTTATGATAACACTGTATGTGTAAGAATAGTTGAAGCAACTGATGGTATGACAGCTACATTTGCACATATTCCACATGATATCTTAGAAACAATTTCAAGAAGAATTATCAATGAAGTTGATGGGATTAATAGAGTTGTTTATGATATTTCTTCAAAACCACCAGCAACAATTGAGTGGGAATAAAAGCGATAGCTTTTATTCATCTTGCACTAGATTTAGGTTCGAAGTACTTTTAGTACATCTTCTCCTAAATCTAGCACAATCTAAACAAAATCTATCACTTTTCACAGTTTTTATTTTAAAAATCTAATTTTATCTTTCATTATTTTAATAGTTTTTAACTATAAATCACTTCTTAAAAAATGTATATTTACTAAAATTTCAATATAATAACTTTACATTTAATAAGGATATATAATAATTATGAAAAATGACAATTTAAAAGAACTTGTGATTGAATATTTTAGGAAAGTAGATAATGGTGACTCTAGTTATCTTGAGTTATTCTCAGATGATGTTGATTTTTTCTTCCCTAAATTTGGACAAAAAAAAGGAAAAAAGGCATTAATTGAATTTGGTAATAGAATAGGAAGTTCTTTAACAAGCATATGGCATGATATAGATGGCTTTCAAATAACAACTGCTGAAAATAAGGTAATTGTTGAAGGACAAGAAGGAGGAGTGATGAGTGATGGAACTTCTTGGCCTGATAATAATATATCAATAGGTCGTTTTTGTAGTGTATTTGAGTTTACTGGAAAATT harbors:
- the nhaD gene encoding sodium:proton antiporter NhaD gives rise to the protein MLKLLMVLLLSSITLLASGGNSTPGEIAPDLTMTWVGFACLFIFVVGYYFVAAEEKYGIDKAKPALFIGTFMFVLVALYYALNDLSMDLVHTQAQHLILEIAEIFFFLFVAMTYIESLIHMGVFDRLKYNLVSKGFSYKKMFWVTGFIAFFLSPIADNLTTALILSTVLITIEKTRKDFLVPGAINIVVAANAGGAWSPFGDITTLMAWTAGKGHFTDFLFLFPASVLGYLVTAFLLSKFVPDDKPTFDASKESKPEMAEGAKVVMGLGVFTIFCAVMSHQVLHLPAMWGMMFGLSLLKVYSYGLQRKYGTEHFNIFHSMAKIENNTLMFFFGILAAVGALYFIGWLGLAAIVYQPDVLGPTWSNIGVGFLSAIVDNVPVMSAVLKANPDMGLDQWMLVTLTAGVGGSMISFGSAAGVGVMGKLHGIYTFGAHMKLAWTIVIGYFVSIAVWYFQYEILGFYHIG
- the guaA gene encoding glutamine-hydrolyzing GMP synthase; the protein is MKHVPIVVLDFGSQYTQIIARKLREAGVYSEIVPFSESIEDIKARTPKGIILSGGPASVYAEDAYHPDKEVFNLGLPVLGICYGMQLISQYFGGSVIPADHHEYGKAKLTFEKTSDIFKDTTDGQTVWMSHGDKVDKLADGFEVIGTSENSPFAAIANMDKRIYAFQFHPEVYHSEQGSKILKNFAKYICDCESTWNMGSFAKEQITKIQEQVGNKKVLCAVSGGVDSSVVATLLAEAIGDQLIPVFVDNGLLRANEREQVEAMFKSRGVNLITVDASETFLSRLAGITDPERKRKIIGETFIEVFDEEAKKHDGIEFLAQGTLYTDVIESVSVKGPSKTIKSHHNVGGLPDWMTFELIEPLREIFKDEVRLLGLELGLPKDMIGRHPFPGPGLAIRVMGDVNKPDLELLRKADVIMLDVLHATGLYDKTWQAFTVLLNVKSVGVMGDNRTYDNTVCVRIVEATDGMTATFAHIPHDILETISRRIINEVDGINRVVYDISSKPPATIEWE
- a CDS encoding nuclear transport factor 2 family protein, whose translation is MKNDNLKELVIEYFRKVDNGDSSYLELFSDDVDFFFPKFGQKKGKKALIEFGNRIGSSLTSIWHDIDGFQITTAENKVIVEGQEGGVMSDGTSWPDNNISIGRFCSVFEFTGKFISRMYVYVDPDFPSRDLERISVLSEGNNT